A window of the Pogona vitticeps strain Pit_001003342236 chromosome 4, PviZW2.1, whole genome shotgun sequence genome harbors these coding sequences:
- the PTK6 gene encoding protein-tyrosine kinase 6 has translation MNSKPKPPPRLKNGVYISMWDFKGMTENELSFQAGDLFQVVEKNEEWYWARKLDPSGRCVAEGYVPFNYLAKKESMETEPWFFGQLSRSETVHRLMSEENKTGAFLIRVSEKKGAQYVLSVRDDSLVRHYMIWRNAQGNFYMNPSRSFPDIPSLLEHYRDKGLTHGLKPLTPCYKQEPKPMPHWDNWERPKEEFILMRKLGSGYFGDVYEGSWKRKVRVAIKVLTRVDVTHQDTFRNEIEAMKKLRHKHILSLYAISSLEDPVYIVTEFMSKGSLLEVLRGPKGEHLQMTEMIDMASQVADGMCYLESQNFIHRDLAARNILVGDNNFCKVGDFGMARLVKDDVYLSYSSSIPYKWTAPEALSHGRYSVKSDVWSFGILLYEIVTLGQNPYPGMTNSEVFHEVQRGFKMLCPPKCPATLYGLMCKCWDLNPDGRPDFKCLRGQLQSITHYENPE, from the exons ATGAATTCCAAACCGAAACCACCTCCAAGACTCAAAAACGGGGTTTACATCAGTATGTGGGATTTTAAAGGTATGACGGAGAACGAATTAAGTTTCCAAGCAGGAGACCTTTTCCAGGTGGTTGAGAAGAACGAAGAATGGTATTGGGCTAGGAAGCTGGATCCCTCTGGCAGGTGTGTCGCGGAAGGCTACGTCCCCTTCAACTACTTAGCCAAAAAAGAGTCTATGGAGACAGAACC GTGGTTTTTTGGGCAGCTGTCCCGTTCTGAAACAGTACACCGCTTGAtgtcagaagaaaataaaactgggGCCTTCCTGATTCGTGTCAGCGAGAAAAAGGGTGCTCAGTACGTGTTGTCAG TCCGAGATGACTCACTGGTGAGGCACTATATGATCTGGCGCAATGCCCAGGGCAATTTCTACATGAACCCTTCTCGGTCCTTTCCCGACATACCCTCCCTCCTTGAGCATTACAGAGACAAAGGTCTCACACATGGGCTGAAACCTTTGACCCCTTGCTATAAG CAAGAGCCAAAGCCGATGCCTCACTGGGATAACTGGGAGAGACCGAAGGAAGAGTTTATCCTGATGAGGAAGCTGGGTTCTGGATACTTTGGCGACGTCTACGAGGGGTCTTGGAAACGCAAAGTCAGAGTTGCAATCAAAGTGCTCACTAGAG TTGACGTGACGCACCAGGACACGTTCAGAAACGAAATCGAAGCTATGAAGAAGCTGAGACACAAGCACATCCTGTCCCTCTATGCCATCTCCTCCCTTGAGGATCCCGTTTACATCGTCACAGAGTTTATGAGCAAAGGGAGCCTCCTTGAAGTTCTCCGAG GACCCAAAGGAGAACATCTCCAGATGACAGAGATGATAGACATGGCCTCCCAAGTGGCAGACGGGATGTGCTACCTAGAGTCGCAAAATTTCATCCATCGGGATCTGGCTGCCAGGAACATCCTCGTGGGAGACAACAACTTCTGCAAGGTTGGAGACTTTGGAATGGCCAGGCTTGTCAAG GATGACGTTTATCTGTCTTACTCCAGTAGCATTCCCTACAAATGGACTGCACCCGAGGCTCTTTCCCATGGCCGTTATTCAGTCAAGTCTGACGTTTGGTCTTTTGGAATTCTCCTCTATGAAATCGTGACCCTTGGCCAGAACCCATATCCAG GTATGACCAACAGTGAAGTTTTCCACGAAGTCCAGAGGGGTTTCAAGATGCTCTGCCCTCCCAAATGCCCAGCCACTCTCTACGGTCTCATGTGTAAATGCTGGGACCTGAATCCGGACGGAAGGCCAGACTTCAAATGTCTCCGAGGGCAGCTTCAGAGCATCACCCATTACGAGAATCCAGAATGA